In Candidatus Zixiibacteriota bacterium, one DNA window encodes the following:
- the rplT gene encoding 50S ribosomal protein L20: MSRATNNVAAHRRRKRYLDAAKGNFGGRRKLYRTARETVQKGWTYQYRDRRNIKRTMRALWIVRINAAARALGLTYGRLIDGLNKSGIRLDRKVLAHMAATDPEAFAAVARTATGTT, from the coding sequence GTGTCGAGAGCAACCAACAACGTCGCGGCGCACCGCCGTCGCAAACGGTATCTCGACGCCGCCAAAGGCAACTTCGGCGGACGTCGCAAGCTCTACCGCACCGCACGGGAGACGGTCCAGAAGGGTTGGACCTATCAGTACCGCGACCGGCGCAACATCAAGCGCACGATGCGGGCCCTGTGGATCGTCCGCATCAACGCCGCCGCCCGGGCGCTGGGGCTGACCTATGGCCGGCTGATCGATGGCCTGAACAAGTCGGGGATTCGCCTCGATCGCAAGGTCCTGGCCCACATGGCAGCCACCGATCCGGAGGCCTTTGCCGCGGTGGCGCGGACCGCCACCGGGACGACCTGA
- the rpmI gene encoding 50S ribosomal protein L35 — MPKMKTNRSAAKRFKRTKSGLFKRSKAYRRHLSASKTTKRQRRLRKSTYVSDADSVRVNGMLPNG, encoded by the coding sequence ATGCCCAAGATGAAGACCAATCGCTCGGCGGCCAAGAGGTTCAAACGGACCAAATCCGGTCTGTTCAAGCGCTCCAAGGCGTACCGGAGACACCTGTCGGCATCCAAGACCACAAAACGTCAGCGCCGCCTGCGCAAGTCAACCTATGTGTCCGATGCCGACAGCGTGCGCGTCAATGGGATGCTTCCCAATGGCTGA
- the infC gene encoding translation initiation factor IF-3: MPIAIPRQHTLRTNRRIRFPQVRVIGADSSQLGIMATRDALKLAEEQGLDLVEISPEARPPVCRILDYGKHLYDEAKNARKAKKRQHSSMLKEMRFRPKIDEHDINFKTERLREFLLDGHKVRAYVEFRGREMTHTEFGYRILERIKAQLADVGQSETSVRMEGRHMSLIINPKRGTGKTKTETPPPPRQEVATSIAAAATPAAEALMAHGTQTPSGGESDTTG; encoded by the coding sequence GTGCCCATCGCTATACCACGTCAGCATACACTTCGCACGAATCGCCGCATTCGTTTTCCCCAAGTTCGCGTCATCGGCGCCGACAGCAGCCAGTTGGGGATTATGGCCACCCGCGACGCCCTCAAACTGGCCGAAGAGCAGGGTCTCGATCTGGTGGAGATTTCCCCCGAGGCCCGGCCGCCGGTGTGCCGCATCCTCGACTACGGCAAGCACCTCTACGATGAGGCCAAGAATGCCCGTAAGGCCAAGAAGCGTCAGCACAGCTCGATGCTGAAGGAGATGCGGTTCCGTCCCAAAATCGACGAGCACGACATCAACTTCAAGACCGAGCGGCTGCGCGAGTTTCTTCTGGATGGTCACAAGGTGCGCGCCTATGTCGAGTTCCGTGGCCGCGAAATGACCCACACGGAATTCGGCTACCGTATCCTGGAGCGGATCAAGGCGCAATTGGCCGATGTCGGCCAGTCCGAGACCAGTGTGCGGATGGAAGGGCGGCATATGTCGCTCATCATCAATCCGAAGCGCGGCACGGGAAAAACCAAGACCGAAACGCCTCCACCTCCACGACAGGAGGTCGCGACGTCGATTGCCGCAGCCGCAACGCCTGCCGCCGAAGCGCTCATGGCTCATGGGACACAAACGCCGTCCGGCGGTGAATCGGACACGACCGGATAG
- the thrS gene encoding threonine--tRNA ligase produces the protein MTAPAGNSSVRLVFPDGSSRDFARGVTGAEVAAAIGRRLAQDALAIKVDGRVQDLSAPILIDAPIEVLTFASPEGRQVFWHSSAHVMAQAVTEIVPGTKLAIGPAIDEGFYYDFDPPRPFTPDDLERFEARMAQIVAEDAPFARRECDPATARQLYKERGESYKLEILDKVESTEEPVSFYSSSRFEDLCRGPHVPSTGRIKAFKLLSIAGAYWRDAEGNPQLQRIYGVAYPDKKQLDDYLHRREEAERRDHRRLGRQLKLFSIQEDSGAGLVLWHPKGAFIRRKIEEFWYRRHQESGYELVYSPHIARLRLWEVSGHTGFYAENMFPPFAVENNPHQLKPMNCPFHILVYRSEVRSYRDLPLRWAELGTVYRFERGGVLQGLFRVRGFTQDDAHLFCRRDQVEEEICQTFDFCLSIYAALGFTDVAVFLSTRPEKAIGDPADWTMAEDALRRALESRGHTYTVDEGGGAFYGPKIDLHLKDAIGRLHQCGTIQFDFNLPERFDLQYAGADGQVHRPVMIHRALLGSLERFFGILIEHYAGAFPVWLAPEQVHVLAVTDRVADYAAALAEELQSAGLRARADVRSEKIGSKIREAETQKIPYMLVVGEREAQAHTVSVRAHGGKDMGTQEVSAFIAMVRDQDHPAVAPTSQSGNP, from the coding sequence ATGACAGCGCCCGCAGGCAACAGTTCCGTCCGGCTGGTGTTTCCGGATGGGTCGTCGCGTGACTTTGCCCGCGGCGTAACCGGGGCAGAAGTCGCGGCCGCGATCGGGCGGCGTTTGGCCCAAGATGCCCTGGCCATCAAGGTGGACGGTCGGGTGCAGGATCTGTCCGCTCCGATCCTGATCGATGCCCCGATCGAGGTTCTGACTTTCGCTTCTCCAGAGGGACGTCAGGTATTTTGGCACTCGTCGGCGCATGTCATGGCGCAGGCCGTCACCGAGATCGTCCCTGGCACGAAACTGGCCATCGGCCCGGCGATCGACGAGGGTTTCTATTACGATTTCGATCCGCCGCGGCCGTTCACTCCGGATGATCTCGAGCGCTTCGAGGCGCGCATGGCACAGATCGTGGCCGAAGATGCGCCTTTTGCACGCCGCGAGTGCGATCCGGCGACGGCCCGACAACTCTACAAGGAGCGCGGCGAATCCTATAAGTTGGAGATCCTCGACAAGGTCGAATCCACCGAGGAACCGGTCAGTTTCTATTCCAGTTCGCGCTTCGAAGACCTCTGCCGGGGACCGCATGTCCCATCCACGGGACGGATCAAGGCGTTCAAACTCTTGTCGATTGCCGGGGCGTATTGGCGTGACGCCGAGGGGAACCCGCAACTGCAGCGCATCTATGGTGTCGCCTACCCCGACAAGAAACAACTGGATGACTATCTGCATCGTCGAGAAGAGGCCGAGCGCCGCGATCACCGCCGGTTGGGCAGACAACTGAAGCTCTTCTCGATCCAGGAGGACTCTGGCGCCGGCTTGGTTCTCTGGCACCCGAAGGGGGCATTCATACGCCGCAAGATCGAGGAATTCTGGTATCGCCGTCACCAGGAGTCCGGCTACGAGTTGGTCTACTCGCCCCACATCGCCCGGCTGCGACTGTGGGAGGTCTCCGGGCACACCGGCTTCTACGCGGAGAACATGTTCCCGCCCTTTGCGGTGGAGAACAACCCACACCAACTGAAGCCGATGAACTGCCCCTTCCATATTCTGGTGTACCGCTCCGAAGTGCGGTCATACCGGGACCTGCCGTTGCGTTGGGCCGAGCTCGGGACGGTCTATCGCTTCGAGCGTGGCGGCGTTTTGCAGGGGCTGTTCCGTGTGCGCGGCTTCACGCAGGACGACGCGCATCTGTTCTGCCGACGCGACCAGGTGGAAGAGGAAATCTGCCAGACCTTCGATTTCTGCCTGTCGATCTATGCCGCGCTCGGCTTCACCGATGTCGCCGTGTTCCTGTCCACGCGCCCGGAGAAGGCGATCGGCGACCCCGCTGACTGGACGATGGCCGAGGATGCCCTCCGGCGCGCCTTGGAGTCCCGGGGCCACACCTACACCGTCGATGAAGGCGGCGGGGCGTTCTATGGTCCCAAGATCGACCTGCACCTGAAGGACGCCATCGGCCGACTGCACCAGTGTGGGACGATACAGTTCGATTTCAATCTCCCGGAACGGTTCGATCTGCAGTACGCCGGAGCCGACGGGCAGGTTCATCGCCCGGTGATGATTCACCGTGCCTTGCTGGGTTCCTTGGAACGCTTTTTCGGCATACTCATCGAGCATTATGCCGGCGCGTTCCCGGTCTGGCTGGCGCCGGAGCAGGTGCATGTACTGGCCGTGACCGATCGCGTGGCAGATTATGCCGCCGCCCTGGCGGAGGAGTTGCAGTCGGCCGGGTTACGGGCGCGCGCCGATGTGCGCTCCGAGAAGATCGGCTCGAAGATCCGCGAGGCAGAGACACAGAAGATCCCGTATATGTTGGTTGTGGGGGAACGGGAGGCGCAGGCGCATACGGTCTCCGTGCGCGCTCATGGTGGGAAGGACATGGGGACACAGGAGGTGTCCGCGTTCATCGCCATGGTGCGTGACCAGGACCATCCCGCCGTTGCTCCCACGTCGCAATCTGGAAACCCTTGA
- a CDS encoding HDOD domain-containing protein, with the protein MTTAVSDPALIRRLHQAQSLPTPPLVLSQLNRVLNDPAASAYDIAAVVAEDPGLATMVLRIANSAYYGLPKPTASVRQAIVILGMAVVRTLVLSASMAEVFARCQDEPEMQDQFWRHSLATASAARVLCGTHADGWAVTQSEEAFTAGLLHDIGKMILICHMPEERRRIRTHPDYGHLTDRQVEAAVLGWDHAAIGALLAERWRLPWVLASAIAHHHDLAVDGAEETRLAHAIHVADYLAHRLGDSDHRPSPAPDLDWHVASAFGIDRVNIDEFVERARLEYGRAGTFLQLVRGH; encoded by the coding sequence GTGACAACTGCTGTCAGCGATCCGGCACTGATCCGACGCCTGCATCAGGCCCAATCACTGCCAACGCCTCCTCTGGTGCTGTCGCAACTGAATCGCGTGCTGAACGATCCGGCCGCCTCGGCGTATGACATCGCGGCCGTCGTGGCCGAAGATCCCGGTTTGGCGACCATGGTGCTGCGCATCGCCAACTCCGCCTATTATGGGCTGCCGAAACCGACGGCCTCTGTCCGGCAAGCGATCGTGATCTTGGGCATGGCGGTCGTCCGCACGCTGGTTCTGTCGGCCTCCATGGCCGAAGTTTTCGCCCGCTGCCAGGATGAACCCGAAATGCAGGATCAGTTCTGGCGGCATTCCCTGGCGACGGCTTCGGCGGCTCGTGTTCTCTGTGGCACTCACGCCGACGGCTGGGCCGTGACGCAGAGCGAAGAGGCGTTCACCGCCGGATTGCTGCACGATATCGGCAAGATGATTCTGATCTGCCACATGCCGGAAGAGCGTCGCCGCATACGGACTCATCCCGATTACGGGCACCTCACCGATCGGCAGGTGGAAGCGGCCGTGCTGGGCTGGGATCATGCCGCCATTGGCGCGCTTTTGGCCGAACGATGGCGCCTGCCGTGGGTCCTGGCCTCCGCCATCGCACATCATCACGACCTGGCCGTCGACGGCGCGGAGGAAACGCGGTTGGCGCATGCCATCCATGTGGCGGACTACTTGGCGCATCGGCTGGGAGACAGCGACCACCGCCCGTCCCCGGCTCCCGATCTGGATTGGCATGTCGCCTCTGCCTTCGGCATCGACCGCGTCAACATCGATGAGTTCGTGGAGAGGGCACGCTTGGAGTATGGGCGGGCCGGCACGTTTCTGCAGTTGGTGCGCGGCCATTGA
- the fliS gene encoding flagellar export chaperone FliS: MTKHSLDEYRQTQLLGMSQAELLVMLFQGAIRFLHEAIALIETGRYDQSWRKFDRARRIVVHLCGTLNRDAGDLADKLAALYAFVIEQITIANARRDVQAAQNCIDILRTLKEGWEGIAVQTAAPVPADTTPATPVATGTLYCQA, translated from the coding sequence ATGACAAAACACTCGCTGGACGAGTACCGCCAGACGCAGTTGTTGGGAATGTCGCAGGCGGAGTTGTTGGTCATGCTCTTCCAAGGGGCGATTCGCTTCCTGCACGAGGCGATTGCCTTGATCGAAACCGGCCGCTACGATCAGAGCTGGCGGAAGTTCGACCGCGCCCGCAGAATCGTCGTCCATCTGTGCGGCACGCTCAATCGCGACGCCGGCGATTTGGCCGACAAGCTCGCTGCCCTCTACGCCTTTGTGATCGAGCAGATCACGATCGCCAACGCGCGCCGCGACGTGCAGGCGGCACAGAACTGTATCGACATCCTGCGCACTCTCAAAGAAGGGTGGGAGGGGATCGCCGTCCAGACCGCGGCCCCGGTCCCCGCCGACACGACACCCGCCACGCCGGTGGCGACGGGGACACTCTATTGCCAGGCATGA
- the fliD gene encoding flagellar filament capping protein FliD, protein MPGSQSIQGLASNLDTNAIVQAIMAAEHRVVDRLTERQTEATNRMATYNSISALMVALRSALAPLLRTSTFEAATLSVSDQDAISATTSGQVAAGTYFLSVDALATNHQIASQGFDDPATAILGNGTLQIRVGSGSTQTITIDSTNNSLTGLKNAINAARVGVTASIINDGSSSQSYRLMLTANETGAENTITVTTNLSGGLAPDFASSTFDAVERLPGMAGTALVSVGPTASYSGAANKTYTFTVAGSGTQTIGDAPITVNWTDGTNSGSFEVAAADSEVALTGTGSDGLKLTFGGGTLTAGDQFRVQTFAPLLQKAADAQVRFGSGSDGASPIVVASASNQIKDLIAGLTINLKNVTSTPVTITAAVDQTAIEGKINDFLAKYNEVMRTIDKQFSYNSETQEAGLLIGDQFLMAVQSQLRGPLASTVAGLPKGMNTLRALGIRTGADGLLSLASPSTLSDKLATDLSGVMNLFTDSGTSTNALISFLSAGTKSVESQNGYDVEITQAATRGQLRGLDITDPATTPLELTSDNNSFRLVVDGIRSDPLTLSLGTFNSGSALAAEIQDKINHDDAIGSRGVTVSWVDLGDTGYLQFTSGGYGSASRLSVEAGDAGSAVSVLGFSGGGAFTAGADVAGTINGEAATGSGQILTGNAGNATTAGLRLEVRLTPSQVTGGTSAVITFVRGFASRIDRIADSLSRASDGSISRYTQGIQNQIDDLKAQITSQEERLAIRQEKLYERFTALEQALSQFQTQGDFLSQQLAQISANTNAILKR, encoded by the coding sequence ATGCCCGGTTCTCAGTCGATTCAAGGGTTGGCCTCGAATCTCGACACCAACGCCATCGTGCAGGCGATCATGGCGGCGGAGCACAGGGTCGTCGACCGGCTCACCGAGCGCCAGACCGAAGCCACCAATCGGATGGCGACCTATAATTCGATCTCCGCGCTGATGGTGGCGCTGCGGAGCGCGCTGGCGCCGCTGTTGCGGACATCGACCTTCGAGGCAGCCACTCTGTCCGTTTCCGACCAGGACGCGATCTCGGCGACAACATCGGGTCAGGTCGCCGCCGGCACGTACTTCCTGTCGGTCGATGCTCTGGCGACGAATCATCAGATCGCTTCACAGGGATTTGATGACCCGGCCACGGCAATACTCGGCAACGGCACTCTCCAGATCCGGGTCGGCTCCGGCAGCACCCAAACCATCACGATCGACAGCACGAACAACAGTCTGACCGGCCTGAAGAACGCCATCAACGCCGCGCGGGTTGGTGTCACTGCCAGTATCATAAACGACGGTTCCTCCTCGCAGAGCTATCGTCTGATGCTGACCGCCAACGAGACCGGTGCCGAGAACACGATCACGGTGACCACCAATCTGAGCGGCGGATTGGCGCCGGATTTTGCGTCGTCGACATTCGACGCGGTCGAGCGACTGCCGGGCATGGCGGGCACGGCCCTCGTGTCCGTGGGACCAACAGCCTCCTATTCCGGCGCGGCCAACAAGACGTACACGTTCACGGTGGCAGGGAGCGGCACACAGACCATCGGGGATGCCCCGATCACCGTGAACTGGACCGACGGCACCAACTCCGGCTCGTTTGAGGTGGCCGCCGCCGACAGCGAAGTGGCTCTGACTGGAACAGGCAGCGATGGGTTGAAACTGACGTTCGGCGGCGGGACGCTGACCGCCGGCGATCAGTTTCGGGTTCAGACGTTCGCGCCGCTGTTGCAGAAGGCCGCCGACGCCCAGGTGCGCTTCGGCTCCGGATCGGATGGCGCCTCGCCGATCGTCGTCGCCTCGGCGTCCAATCAGATCAAGGATCTGATTGCCGGGCTGACGATCAATCTGAAGAACGTGACGAGCACGCCCGTAACGATCACAGCCGCCGTCGACCAAACCGCCATCGAGGGCAAGATTAACGACTTCTTGGCCAAGTACAACGAAGTGATGAGGACGATCGACAAGCAGTTCTCCTACAACAGCGAGACGCAGGAAGCCGGGCTGCTGATCGGCGATCAGTTTCTCATGGCTGTCCAGAGCCAGTTGCGCGGGCCCTTGGCATCGACTGTGGCAGGGCTGCCCAAGGGGATGAACACCCTGCGGGCGTTGGGCATCCGCACCGGCGCCGACGGACTGCTGTCCCTGGCGTCCCCCTCGACTCTCAGCGACAAACTCGCCACCGATCTGTCCGGGGTCATGAATCTGTTTACCGACTCCGGCACATCCACGAATGCTCTGATTTCATTCCTGTCGGCAGGGACGAAGTCGGTCGAGAGCCAGAACGGCTACGACGTCGAGATCACGCAGGCCGCCACGCGCGGTCAGTTGCGCGGTCTCGACATCACCGATCCGGCAACGACGCCACTGGAGCTGACCAGCGACAACAATTCCTTCCGTTTGGTCGTGGACGGGATTCGGTCCGACCCGCTCACGCTCAGTCTCGGGACATTCAATTCGGGCTCCGCACTTGCCGCCGAGATTCAGGACAAGATCAACCACGATGACGCCATCGGCAGTCGCGGCGTCACCGTCAGTTGGGTCGATCTCGGCGATACCGGGTATTTGCAGTTCACGTCCGGAGGATATGGATCGGCGTCACGCCTTTCGGTCGAGGCGGGCGACGCCGGCAGCGCCGTCAGCGTCCTCGGATTCAGCGGCGGGGGCGCTTTCACCGCTGGGGCCGACGTGGCCGGGACCATCAATGGCGAGGCGGCGACCGGGAGCGGGCAGATCCTGACCGGCAATGCGGGCAACGCGACCACGGCCGGGCTTCGTCTTGAGGTGCGACTGACGCCGTCTCAGGTCACCGGCGGCACCAGCGCGGTCATCACATTTGTGCGCGGTTTCGCGTCCCGGATCGACCGCATCGCCGACTCGTTGTCGCGCGCAAGCGACGGGTCGATCAGCCGGTACACCCAGGGGATCCAGAATCAGATCGACGATCTGAAGGCGCAGATCACCAGCCAGGAGGAGCGGCTGGCGATCCGCCAGGAGAAGCTCTACGAGCGATTCACCGCCTTGGAGCAGGCGCTCAGTCAGTTCCAAACACAGGGAGATTTCCTCTCGCAGCAACTGGCGCAGATCAGCGCCAACACCAATGCAATCCTGAAGCGATAG
- a CDS encoding flagellar protein FlaG: MNYDLFIPPAIIERGSTSGTVSGRGAGRRAVDIAASRGTGVEDLPGFSPPGRSASDRPSAAEVESTVAAANDVLEQANVGLRYRIDERTEDLVVSVVDRDTGEVLRQVPPDQILRMRQRMQELMGILFDVTA, from the coding sequence ATGAACTATGATCTCTTCATACCGCCGGCGATTATAGAGCGGGGGTCCACCTCGGGAACGGTCTCAGGCCGGGGCGCGGGAAGGCGCGCAGTCGACATTGCCGCCAGTCGCGGCACCGGCGTCGAAGACCTGCCCGGGTTCAGCCCGCCCGGACGCTCGGCATCGGATCGGCCGTCGGCCGCGGAGGTTGAGAGCACTGTTGCCGCCGCCAATGATGTCCTGGAACAGGCCAACGTCGGCCTGCGCTATCGCATCGATGAAAGGACTGAAGATCTGGTCGTCTCGGTGGTCGACCGCGACACCGGCGAGGTGTTGCGGCAGGTACCGCCGGACCAGATTCTCCGGATGCGGCAGCGGATGCAGGAGCTCATGGGGATCCTGTTCGATGTAACCGCCTGA
- a CDS encoding flagellin, translated as MGMQINNNLAALDAHRNLLSTTRQMSLAMEKLSSGYRINRASDDPAGLVISEQFRAQIAGLNRAIQNSEGSINMIQTAEGALTEINNLLVKMRELAIHAANEGFNDAAQLDADQAEIANSIATIDRIAKNTQFGTKKLLDGSKENSAIITSTNTSLLTVKQSRLTTGAHSLIATKTADATASLNSTSLGFALKTGGTVYNLEEKIHNLDVIQASAGATRSSTTISITDAFSNSLVLGTAAQYATMTTLGTVGLAMASEVGNYSVVVNYQEAGSNPVGDQTLTISVALNDSATQVVAKLNAAIAANASLAGKLEAASAGAAAGTVTIRSVNKGAQYSLKLTSFSYTSAQKALDFGTTRARRGVSLDRFKLQATTANQNGYTTVLDLVTAAAGTKTFTSVAALVTEFNRALKIGLGSVATGSVNNVVAAADGTDKVKLTTSDEGSDYKLKILSNGTAAEDAENVLGFAAADTIDRAGTDALMSFDGFTTSITKVKYAATWDVTIGNKAEGAAGRGTIDLTINTAANGLNVGTLLLDVKAAKFDVRLDGGPATSVTAGKDTLVYNADRSESIKVNYALISGGGTEQLSVTDQSLVFQIGASVGQITSISLPNMSTSALGKNLAGNMWADLSKIDVTTVQGAQDAQSVVDAAINEVSGTRGNLGTFQKNTLESNLSNLRIAAQNLTAAESSIRDTDMASEMSQFVKYQILLQAGTAMLAQANQVPQVVLSLFQ; from the coding sequence ATGGGAATGCAGATCAACAATAACCTGGCGGCGTTGGACGCCCATCGCAACCTGTTGTCCACCACCCGTCAGATGTCGCTGGCGATGGAGAAACTGTCGTCCGGTTATCGCATCAACCGCGCGTCCGACGACCCGGCCGGTCTGGTGATCTCCGAGCAGTTCCGCGCGCAGATCGCCGGTCTGAACCGCGCCATCCAGAACTCGGAAGGGTCGATCAACATGATCCAGACCGCCGAGGGCGCCCTGACCGAAATCAACAACCTGCTGGTCAAGATGCGCGAACTGGCGATTCACGCCGCCAACGAGGGATTCAACGATGCCGCGCAGTTGGACGCGGACCAGGCGGAAATCGCCAACTCCATCGCAACCATCGACCGTATCGCGAAGAACACGCAGTTCGGCACCAAGAAGCTGCTCGACGGCAGCAAGGAGAACTCGGCGATCATCACCAGCACCAACACCTCGCTGTTGACCGTCAAGCAGAGCCGGCTGACGACCGGCGCGCATTCGCTGATCGCCACCAAGACGGCGGATGCCACGGCGTCATTGAACTCGACCTCGTTGGGCTTTGCCTTGAAGACCGGCGGCACGGTCTACAACCTCGAAGAGAAGATCCACAATCTTGACGTCATCCAAGCCTCGGCGGGTGCCACGCGCAGCTCGACGACGATCAGCATCACGGATGCGTTCTCCAACAGCCTGGTCCTCGGCACCGCCGCGCAGTACGCCACGATGACAACACTGGGTACAGTTGGCCTGGCCATGGCCAGCGAGGTCGGCAACTACTCGGTGGTCGTCAACTATCAAGAAGCGGGCTCGAACCCGGTCGGTGATCAGACGTTGACGATTTCCGTCGCGCTCAACGATTCGGCCACACAAGTGGTGGCGAAGCTGAACGCGGCCATCGCAGCGAACGCCTCGCTGGCCGGCAAACTCGAGGCCGCCAGTGCCGGTGCGGCCGCCGGTACTGTCACCATCCGTTCCGTCAACAAGGGTGCCCAGTACTCGCTCAAGCTGACTTCGTTCAGCTACACCAGTGCGCAGAAGGCGCTCGACTTTGGGACTACGCGTGCGCGTCGCGGCGTGTCGCTCGACAGGTTCAAGCTCCAGGCGACAACCGCAAATCAGAACGGTTACACCACCGTGCTCGACCTTGTCACCGCGGCGGCTGGAACCAAGACGTTCACTTCCGTTGCCGCGCTGGTCACGGAATTCAACCGTGCCCTAAAGATCGGCTTGGGGAGTGTTGCCACCGGCTCAGTGAACAACGTCGTTGCCGCGGCCGACGGCACCGACAAGGTCAAGTTGACCACCTCGGATGAGGGCTCGGACTACAAGCTCAAGATCCTGTCCAACGGCACCGCCGCCGAGGATGCGGAAAACGTGCTGGGATTCGCCGCGGCAGACACGATCGACAGAGCCGGCACCGACGCCCTGATGTCGTTCGACGGCTTCACGACTTCGATCACCAAGGTCAAGTACGCGGCGACCTGGGACGTCACCATCGGCAATAAGGCCGAAGGGGCGGCCGGCAGGGGCACGATCGACCTGACGATCAACACAGCCGCCAACGGACTGAACGTTGGCACGCTGTTGCTCGATGTCAAGGCGGCCAAGTTCGATGTGCGCCTCGACGGCGGCCCGGCAACATCGGTGACGGCCGGAAAGGACACACTGGTTTACAACGCGGACCGCTCGGAGTCGATCAAGGTCAACTATGCGCTGATCTCCGGCGGCGGCACCGAACAGTTGTCGGTCACCGACCAGTCGCTGGTCTTCCAGATCGGTGCATCGGTCGGCCAGATCACCAGCATCTCGCTGCCGAACATGAGCACCTCGGCCTTGGGAAAGAACCTGGCCGGGAACATGTGGGCCGACCTGTCCAAGATCGACGTCACGACCGTCCAGGGCGCCCAGGATGCCCAGTCGGTGGTCGACGCCGCCATCAACGAGGTCTCCGGGACCCGCGGGAACTTGGGTACGTTCCAGAAGAACACACTGGAGTCGAACCTGTCGAACCTGCGGATCGCGGCCCAGAACCTCACGGCGGCGGAGTCGTCCATCCGTGACACGGACATGGCCAGCGAGATGTCGCAGTTCGTCAAGTACCAGATCCTGTTGCAGGCGGGCACCGCGATGCTGGCGCAAGCCAACCAGGTGCCGCAAGTCGTCCTCTCGCTGTTCCAGTAA
- a CDS encoding class I SAM-dependent methyltransferase, translated as MPSSRPELIPFVVNLVMELQPRSILEIGTGFGKYGFLFREYLDIWGAATEPARLHRAGWRVRIDGIECYAPYISDLQRQIYDRIIIGDARVEIDRLETYDLIFLGDVIEHFPKNAGRQLLDKCVAHAERAVIVTTPNYFHAQGPEYGNERETHHCLWTAEDFAVHPGAQCHVVAGRYNLAVIPAGAVTMASSAAPCG; from the coding sequence ATGCCGTCGTCACGCCCTGAGTTGATCCCCTTCGTCGTGAATCTGGTGATGGAACTGCAACCGCGGTCCATATTGGAGATCGGTACCGGGTTCGGCAAGTACGGCTTTCTGTTTCGCGAGTATCTCGACATTTGGGGGGCGGCGACCGAACCGGCGCGTCTGCATCGCGCGGGATGGCGTGTCCGCATCGACGGCATCGAATGTTATGCTCCCTACATCAGCGATCTGCAGCGGCAGATCTACGACCGCATCATCATCGGTGACGCGCGGGTTGAGATCGACCGGCTTGAGACCTACGACCTGATCTTCCTCGGTGACGTCATCGAGCATTTCCCGAAGAATGCCGGTCGACAACTGCTGGACAAGTGCGTGGCGCACGCCGAACGCGCGGTCATTGTGACGACGCCGAACTACTTCCACGCACAGGGTCCCGAGTACGGCAACGAGCGGGAGACCCACCACTGCCTCTGGACGGCAGAGGACTTTGCCGTCCATCCCGGCGCCCAATGCCATGTCGTGGCCGGCCGCTACAACCTCGCCGTGATCCCGGCAGGGGCCGTGACCATGGCGTCGTCGGCCGCTCCCTGTGGATAG
- a CDS encoding class I SAM-dependent methyltransferase, translating into MTAHYEPDSYWEARGGEGYRAYVNSPEYAVYREEQARFFAALVAELHPRTLLDFGCGTGKLFPLWQDVPEVHGYDRSRSQLAVADGEARRLRPDRPYHLMCGIGSVRTRLPYDDSHFDLVVAAEVLLHVVPDEIGALVADLHRICRGTLAIVTAAPFDDPAPHNFNHDYDALLRRPPWRVASDHVRHAQRYIVARRSNPATVTTPERESAHAVVTP; encoded by the coding sequence ATGACCGCACACTACGAACCCGACTCGTACTGGGAGGCGCGGGGAGGTGAAGGGTACCGCGCCTATGTGAACTCGCCGGAGTACGCTGTGTACCGTGAGGAGCAGGCGCGCTTCTTCGCCGCTCTGGTTGCCGAACTGCACCCCCGCACGCTGTTGGACTTCGGCTGTGGAACCGGCAAGCTCTTCCCGCTGTGGCAGGATGTCCCGGAGGTCCATGGCTACGATCGCTCGCGCTCGCAACTCGCGGTCGCCGACGGCGAGGCCCGGCGCTTGCGTCCGGACAGGCCGTACCACCTGATGTGCGGCATCGGCTCGGTCCGGACACGGCTTCCTTACGACGATTCCCACTTCGACCTCGTGGTTGCTGCCGAAGTCCTGCTGCACGTCGTACCCGACGAGATCGGCGCCTTGGTCGCCGATCTGCATCGCATTTGCCGCGGGACACTGGCCATTGTCACCGCGGCGCCGTTCGATGACCCCGCCCCGCACAATTTCAACCACGACTACGATGCGCTCTTGCGCCGCCCGCCGTGGCGGGTCGCTTCCGATCACGTGCGCCACGCCCAGCGTTACATCGTCGCGCGCCGTTCCAACCCGGCGACCGTCACCACGCCAGAGAGGGAGTCGGCCCATGCCGTCGTCACGCCCTGA